The genome window TTGCTGCCGGAAACCTTTGAAATTGAGGGAAAACAAGTTATTTATATAAGAGTCCCTGAAGGTTATCAGGTGTGCAGACACAATGGAAGAATTTGGGACAGGTCTTATGAAGGAGACATCAATATCACAGATCATTCAGAGCTTGTATATAAGCTATATGCAAGAAAACAAGGAAGCTATTTTGTTAATAAGGTATATCCGAATCTTGATATTGATTTTCTTGATGCTTCTGTTATTGATAAAGCTAAGAAAATGACTGTCTCCCGAAATAAAAATCATGTTTGGGAGAATATGAGTAATGAGGAGCTTCTTAGAAGTGCAAATCTTATTCTGACAGATCCTGAAACAAAGCGTGAAGGCATTACATTGGCTGCCATTCTTTTATTTGGAAAAGACAACTCTATTATGTCTGTTCTTCCGCAACACAAAACCGATGCAATATTCAGAGTTGAAAACAAGGATAGATATGACGATAGAGATGTTGTCATAACAAATCTGATTGATAGCTATGACAGACTTATAGAGTTTGGGCAGAAACATTTGAATGATTTATTTGTTTTAGATGGAATTGTAAATGTCAATGCAAGAGATAGGATTCTTAGAGAGATAGTTTCCAATACACTGGCTCATAGAGATTATTCAAGTGGATTTCCTGCAAAAATGATTATTGATGATGAAAAGATTACGGTTGAAAATAGTAATTTGGCTCATGGGATGGGAGCTTTAGATTTACAAAAGTTTGAACCGTTTCCTAAGAATCCTGCTATATCTAAAGTATTCAGAGAAATAGGTCTTGCGGATGAACTTGGCTCTGGAATGCGAAATACCTACAAGTACACACAGCTTTATTCAGGACAAAACCCGTTATTTGAAGAAGGAGATATATTCAGAACGATTATTCCTTTGAAGAAAATAGCCACGCAAAAAGTTGGTGGAGAGAATGTCCCTCGAAATGTCCCTCGAATGTCTCCCGAAGAATTGAAGAGTAAAATTGTTGAGATGATAAAAAAGGACAGTAAGGTTAGCCGTAAATTTATGGCTATGATATTAGGAGTTAGTGAAAAAACCATTACAAGATATATAAAAGAAATTCCTAATATTCAGTATGTTGGGAAAGGAAAAAATGGTCATTGGAAAGCGGATTAAAGTTGATGAGCGGAGAATTGGAGGTATGAAAAATTGAAAACTTATTATGATTTTATGTCAGAAATAAAGGCTGATGAATTATATGATAGGCTTGTTTCTTATGGAATGTTTTCAGAGAAGTTACCTCCTATATTCACAGGTGATTTGTTTTTAAACTATCGTAAAAATATTCGTAAGCAAACATTTTCAGATAAATGGAGAGGATACATTAACTATGAAAGCATGAGAAATACCAATATTCCAAGAAATATTGGTATCCCTACTCCAATGGGACATGAACTGTTATGCAAAACATTGATGGAGCATTGGAATGAATTAACGGAATATTTTAGGGAAAAAACAAAAGGACAACCAAGAATAATTAGCCGTATTCATATTAGAAAAATGCAGGAGACAGTATGTTTGATGTCAAAAGTTTGATCACCAATTTCCCTATAAAGAAAAATTGAAATTACCGGGCCAACTGGTATAAAACTTTTTATTTCGAAAACCAAGCAAGGAGAAAAAAATGAAAACATATAATAAAATAATCGGATTATTTATTTGTGCCGCATTAATCTTTGGCGTGACAGCATGTAATAATTCACAGAAAAGTTCAAAAGTAAGTCAGGAGGCACCAAGCTACTCCAATTTAGAAAGCAAAAACAGTGTTGAGGAAGTTAAAACTTTGTTGTCAGCTTATTTGGATAAAGACAGCGTAGACAACTTTATCCGGCAAGTAAACGAATATAATGAAATTGCCGGTGCGGCGGGCTTGCAAGGTGATTTCACAGAATTGGTAGCGCCGCAATACGATATCGACAAAATCAGTACCCTGTGGCGTGAAAAGAAGGGAGATTTCATTGGAACAAATTGCAGAATCAATAGCTATATATTGTTGAAAAAGAACATTAAAATCCCCCAACTTGACATAGATGATACTCTTTTATTCTTGGATAATGACGCTATTGACAAAGGCAAATTATTTGATACCGGCGAAAAGAAACTGTTTCAAACTTTATTCTCACGAGTAAAGACCGAAGCAACACAGGATATCAAAATACATGCCGAGAATATGGAAAAATACTTTGAAAATATTCAGTTTAATGAAAATGCAAGAATGCTCTCGGTCATAATCCACGATAATCTTGACGGCGATTATCTCTTTGTCGGTCATGTCGGCGTTTTGGTTCCCAATAAAGACGGCTTTTTGTTTGTCGAAAAACTTAGCTTTGAAGAACCTTATCAGGCAATAAAGTTTGCAGCCAAAGAAGAGTGTTATAAGTATTTACAGGACAAATATGCGGACTACACCGGCGAGGGTTTGGCAAAGCCCTTTATTATGGATAATAATAAAAAGGTTGACGTTAAATAATATCCCTCTTTCTCACATGGAAACAAGTTCCAACTTTCCCATATAGCTATGCCTGCAATTTTCTATACGGAAAAATTATACTTTTAGGAGGCAATAACATGAAGGTAATTGATTTAACCCATATCATTAAGGAAAATATGCCGGTTTACCCGGGAACGGACACGCCCAAGTTTCTTCCGGCCAGCAGCTATGAAAAAGACGGTTTCAAGGAAACACTGCTGCAAATGTATACCCATACCGGAACACATATGGATCCGCCGGCACATCTTTTTGCCGGCAGAACCACCTTGGATCAGTTTCCGATTGAGCAGTTTATCGGGAAGGCACTGGTTATAGACTGCCGTGATTTAAAAGAAGGCGACAGCATCACCATCGATTATATCCAGCGCTATGGAGAAAAGGCCCATCAGGCTGACTTTCTTCTGTTTAATCTGGGCTGGGATAAGCGCTGGGGAAGTGATGAATATTTTGGCGATTATCCCTGCCTCGATGAAGAAGTTCTGGATTTTGTGATGCAAGGAAACTATAAGGGAATCGGCTTTGATGTCATCGGACTGGACCCGATTGCCGACGAAAATCTGCCTCGCCACAAAAAACTATTTAAAGATTGTGATATCATAAATATCGAAAATCTGAAAGACCTTGACCTGTGCGGAAACGATTTATTCTGGTTCAGTTGCTTTCCGCTAAGGCTTGATAACTGCGACGGGTCACCAATCAGGGCCGTTGCCTGGTTTGAGTAAATGACGGGCGGCGATAGACCCACGGCGGCTGTTCGCTCCGATTTTTGACCAAAGCAAAAGGAGACAACCTTGACGGAATGTCTCCTTTTCTTCTTTAAGCTAGCGACGGGAATCGAACCCGTGACCTCAACACTACCAATGTTGCGCGCTACCGACTGTGCCACGCCAGCTGACTGCGACCGGCCTTTCGGCTGACCACTTTTTTTATTATACTAAAAAGTCTTAGGTTTGGCAAGTGTTTTTTTTATTTTTTTGAAATTTTCGCCTTAACATTTTCACTTTGCCTTCACAAAAATACATTTACAAGCTGTTTCCATCGGACTAAAATATAACTTATGCTTTTCCTCTGCAAAATTGTTTTTATTTTTGTCACAAATCCTGACCTTTTTTTTGTTATAAGGGTACAGTCGACTGATAGAGAAAAAAAAGAAAGGAGTTCGTATGATACCCAAAGACATTGGACATCGCTTTAAATACGGCAGTGAGCCGGAACTGGGAGAAGTCATTGAGCTCTTTGCCGATAAATTGCTCCGTTATGCCAATACAATCCTTTGTGATTATCAGGATGCTGAAAATGTAGTTCAAGACACTTTTCTATCCGCCTTTGAAAATCGTGCCTCTTTTGACGGAAGCAATCTTTCTGCATGGCTTTATAAAATAACCTATCACAAAAGTATCAATCAGCTCAGAAAAAGAAAGTTGCTTTGGTTTCGTGAAATCAGCTTAAACGAAACCATTACCACAAAAGGGATTGCAGCAAACGAAACAGAGTATGATGAATTCAGTTCCCAAACATTTAAAGCTTTAAAAAAATTAACCCCCAAAGAAAGAGCCTTACTTCATGCAAGAATTATAGAAAATCAAAGTTATCAGGAACTTTCCTATACCACCGGTGATTCAGAAAGTGCTCTACGCAAGCGCTATGAAAGAGCCAAAAACAAAATGATTACCTACTTAAATCAAGAATTTCCACGAAAGGAGTAAAATCATGAATTATCTTGACCATGATGAAAAAAATATCAAAGACAGATTAAACCGCTTACCTGTTCATTCGGACTATTTTAAAGAAAAATTGAAAGAGAAACTTACCGGCGAGCCAAAACAAATAAATGAATATCGCTATAAACGCAAAAAAACCTTCGTCGCTTTATTCGCTCTGTTTTTCGTTCTTGGCAGTACCGCTATCGCCGCCAAATTGGGTACCTTTGCTTGGCTAATGGAAACGATTCATCCAAACCCGGTGAAATCCCGCTGCAATCCTTAAAACTGTCAGAAAATGAGCCGATTTTGACAAGCCCCCAACACATCCTTTCCAGTACATGGAACGAAGAAGAACCTCTTAAACTATGGGCACTCCCTTTCGGAAATCCGATAAAATTAAATGATGAGCGAGAAGATATTAAACTTTGCAATATCGGTATCATTGACGGCAAACTGCATTTACAAACCGTATCCCCTTTCAACGAAGAATTCGGTAGTAAATACCATTCTTTCGATATGGTAGATCAACAGGGCAATAAAATAGAAGATGATTACTCCTTTTCTTTTATCAGGGATGCAAGCGGAAACATTGTGAACCTAAGCCAAGCCAATGCCCTCAATACCGGCGTTTATCGACATAAAGAATATGTATTTTCCGTTGATACCGACAAACTTTCTTCTTATAAAATCCTCTATTCTTTTGATGTTATCAGCGGTATCGAAGGAAACTGGTGGATTTCCGCCAATTTGAGTGACAGCACAAAACAAATGAGAAGCTTAATTTGTAGTGATGAAATTGAAGGACATATTTTTAAAAATCTTTTGATT of Lachnospiraceae bacterium oral taxon 500 contains these proteins:
- a CDS encoding ATP-dependent DNA helicase RecG, with amino-acid sequence MNSKEIKNLIQNGEKIDVEFKESKNALTKDVFDTVCSFNNRNGGHILLGVNDKREIVGVSEDKVDKVIKEFTTAINNPQKMYPPLYLLPETFEIEGKQVIYIRVPEGYQVCRHNGRIWDRSYEGDINITDHSELVYKLYARKQGSYFVNKVYPNLDIDFLDASVIDKAKKMTVSRNKNHVWENMSNEELLRSANLILTDPETKREGITLAAILLFGKDNSIMSVLPQHKTDAIFRVENKDRYDDRDVVITNLIDSYDRLIEFGQKHLNDLFVLDGIVNVNARDRILREIVSNTLAHRDYSSGFPAKMIIDDEKITVENSNLAHGMGALDLQKFEPFPKNPAISKVFREIGLADELGSGMRNTYKYTQLYSGQNPLFEEGDIFRTIIPLKKIATQKVGGENVPRNVPRMSPEELKSKIVEMIKKDSKVSRKFMAMILGVSEKTITRYIKEIPNIQYVGKGKNGHWKAD
- a CDS encoding DUF4300 domain-containing protein → MKTYNKIIGLFICAALIFGVTACNNSQKSSKVSQEAPSYSNLESKNSVEEVKTLLSAYLDKDSVDNFIRQVNEYNEIAGAAGLQGDFTELVAPQYDIDKISTLWREKKGDFIGTNCRINSYILLKKNIKIPQLDIDDTLLFLDNDAIDKGKLFDTGEKKLFQTLFSRVKTEATQDIKIHAENMEKYFENIQFNENARMLSVIIHDNLDGDYLFVGHVGVLVPNKDGFLFVEKLSFEEPYQAIKFAAKEECYKYLQDKYADYTGEGLAKPFIMDNNKKVDVK
- a CDS encoding hydrolase — translated: MKVIDLTHIIKENMPVYPGTDTPKFLPASSYEKDGFKETLLQMYTHTGTHMDPPAHLFAGRTTLDQFPIEQFIGKALVIDCRDLKEGDSITIDYIQRYGEKAHQADFLLFNLGWDKRWGSDEYFGDYPCLDEEVLDFVMQGNYKGIGFDVIGLDPIADENLPRHKKLFKDCDIINIENLKDLDLCGNDLFWFSCFPLRLDNCDGSPIRAVAWFE
- a CDS encoding RNA polymerase subunit sigma-24, producing the protein MIPKDIGHRFKYGSEPELGEVIELFADKLLRYANTILCDYQDAENVVQDTFLSAFENRASFDGSNLSAWLYKITYHKSINQLRKRKLLWFREISLNETITTKGIAANETEYDEFSSQTFKALKKLTPKERALLHARIIENQSYQELSYTTGDSESALRKRYERAKNKMITYLNQEFPRKE